One segment of Desulfosudis oleivorans Hxd3 DNA contains the following:
- a CDS encoding glycosyltransferase family 2 protein, producing MEIGVKASVIISAYNNLEDLRLLLPSLEQQVLDRHEMEVILRDDGSGDGTGDWVRQHHPWVQLIQGENAGFSKSNNIAADRATGEALVFINADTILDKRFITAGLNVFDHEPLLGGLNCNMIMPWVMDVSAFLEGQRPAAGHGHFLNRYGFAEYREVKTERCRTAFLSGGGCFVRRMALGEESPFAEDLWGGTSYCEDLDLSLRLLAKGWRLCFEPAAILYHNQRPVQEAGFNQLKKFLRISANRVTVYAINLSLSCFLRVFPRLFYGVFHKVVLLPLPEKIRKKILAGALIMMPLFLMLLPYWIYRGIGWASGRNSIQTLSFLKEGTYGCDI from the coding sequence GTGGAGATAGGTGTGAAAGCCAGCGTGATTATTTCGGCTTATAATAATCTGGAGGACCTCCGTCTTTTATTGCCGAGCCTGGAGCAGCAGGTTCTGGATCGCCATGAGATGGAAGTAATTTTGCGGGATGACGGTTCCGGTGACGGCACCGGTGACTGGGTCCGGCAACACCATCCATGGGTACAGCTCATACAGGGAGAAAATGCTGGCTTTTCGAAAAGCAATAATATAGCCGCAGACAGAGCAACCGGCGAAGCCCTTGTTTTTATAAACGCTGACACGATTCTTGACAAAAGATTTATTACTGCCGGGTTGAATGTGTTTGATCATGAGCCGCTTCTGGGGGGGCTGAACTGCAACATGATCATGCCCTGGGTGATGGATGTAAGCGCGTTTCTTGAAGGTCAACGTCCGGCAGCCGGACACGGCCATTTTTTAAACCGGTACGGTTTTGCGGAGTATCGGGAAGTGAAGACGGAACGCTGCCGAACCGCTTTTTTAAGCGGCGGCGGCTGTTTTGTGCGCCGCATGGCCCTGGGAGAGGAATCCCCGTTTGCCGAAGACCTCTGGGGCGGCACTTCCTACTGCGAGGACCTGGACCTGTCGTTGCGGCTGCTGGCAAAGGGGTGGCGACTCTGTTTTGAACCTGCCGCGATTCTGTACCACAACCAGCGCCCGGTTCAGGAGGCCGGTTTCAACCAGTTGAAAAAGTTTCTCCGGATCAGCGCCAACCGAGTCACGGTCTATGCGATCAACCTTTCCCTGTCCTGTTTTCTGAGGGTATTTCCCCGGCTTTTTTACGGGGTGTTTCATAAAGTGGTTCTGCTGCCCTTGCCGGAAAAAATCAGAAAAAAGATACTGGCGGGTGCTCTTATTATGATGCCACTGTTTCTTATGCTGCTGCCCTATTGGATCTATCGCGGAATAGGCTGGGCGTCTGGAAGAAACTCCATTCAGACGCTTTCATTCTTAAAGGAGGGAACCTATGGCTGCGATATATAG
- a CDS encoding glycosyltransferase family 2 protein yields the protein MSNIRLLGMVVGLALFLLSFRIFRGQKWNRANFFLFAGSGLFLFALSLNPGLINILQRMLALDDAERGRLMALLIFAVGVLWFALILMRTSFLKHKYQFDRFVRAVGIANYIEKIRTDLAGCDVAVLIPAYNEADNLRAVLPRIPKEVGGLKLGVVVVDDGSDDGTCECAIAAGAFAVRSPINRGGGAALRLGYDILQKADIDICVTMDADGQHNPEEIPALLSPLLEEQCDIVIGSRILGSREKDSLFRLAGVYFFSFIINRLTGLNITDPSSGFRAFKMDVVRRVPLDEDQFHTSELIINAAKGGFCIREAPITILRRKYGESKKGRNWLYGLNFAKIVVRSWWR from the coding sequence ATGTCAAACATCCGGCTGCTCGGCATGGTCGTGGGTCTTGCGCTTTTTCTCTTAAGCTTTCGTATCTTCCGCGGCCAGAAGTGGAACCGGGCCAATTTTTTCCTGTTTGCCGGGTCCGGCCTGTTTCTTTTTGCTCTTTCCCTCAATCCCGGCCTGATAAACATTTTACAGCGCATGCTGGCCCTGGATGATGCGGAACGGGGCCGGTTGATGGCCCTGCTGATTTTTGCCGTTGGAGTGCTCTGGTTTGCCCTCATTCTGATGCGCACCTCCTTTCTGAAACACAAGTACCAGTTTGACCGGTTTGTGCGGGCCGTGGGCATCGCAAATTACATTGAAAAAATTCGAACCGACCTTGCCGGATGTGACGTGGCGGTTCTTATTCCGGCCTATAATGAGGCAGACAACCTGCGGGCGGTCCTGCCCCGTATCCCCAAAGAGGTGGGCGGGCTGAAGCTGGGGGTGGTGGTGGTGGACGACGGCAGCGACGACGGCACCTGTGAGTGCGCGATTGCTGCCGGGGCCTTTGCGGTTCGCAGCCCCATCAATCGGGGCGGGGGCGCGGCCCTGCGGCTGGGATATGATATCCTGCAAAAGGCGGATATCGACATCTGCGTCACCATGGATGCCGACGGCCAGCATAACCCCGAGGAGATTCCCGCACTGCTTTCCCCGCTGCTGGAAGAACAATGCGATATTGTTATCGGCTCCCGCATTCTCGGGTCCAGGGAAAAGGACAGTCTGTTCAGGCTGGCAGGGGTCTATTTTTTCAGCTTTATCATCAACCGGCTCACCGGCCTTAATATCACCGACCCGTCCAGCGGGTTCCGGGCCTTTAAAATGGACGTGGTCCGGCGCGTCCCCTTGGACGAGGACCAGTTTCACACCAGCGAGCTGATCATCAACGCGGCCAAGGGCGGTTTTTGCATTCGCGAGGCCCCCATCACCATTCTTCGACGAAAATACGGTGAAAGCAAAAAAGGCAGAAACTGGCTGTACGGCCTCAATTTCGCAAAAATTGTTGTTCGAAGCTGGTGGAGATAG
- a CDS encoding lipase family alpha/beta hydrolase, which translates to MKLHPRLHPIIYVRGFAMRDSEIEDTVNTPYMGFNLGSTRIRQSHDRSFLQYIFESPLIRLMKEYGYSDVYLDGKIRDDRIPRQSIIIHRYYEQAETGEGRRPGIMDAARDLSDRIEEVRNHVCGGDPKAERAFRVYLVAHSMGGLICRCLLQNDKVGSRVAKQSVDKVFTYGTPHNGIEIGGINVPGILGLWDISNFNRGNIAKFLDLKPRGGKVNHLDGKFPAERFFCLVGTNPRDYNLARLVVGASSDGLVRTENAYVEGAPRVYCHLSHSGHYGMVNSQEGYQNLVRFLFGDHRVILRMVPEALPLPPSIRREYDAKKRVRGSYLFECTMMPRGEAAIPLSDRRAEHASAVFRTYDELFYPERAGLQAPRYPVLGSIFLDSSKITSGKTMVFTVDLTVRSTDFWVDGILSKKRRIPDENLYRDKIVLKVVLNKDQWTLRYIESDDNWGENRGTGLSRDDAGPYIPLANRKGFRAKLYFDVTSW; encoded by the coding sequence ATGAAACTGCACCCCAGGCTGCACCCAATCATCTATGTCCGTGGTTTTGCCATGCGGGATTCTGAAATTGAAGATACGGTGAACACACCCTACATGGGCTTTAACCTGGGCTCGACCCGGATAAGGCAATCTCATGATCGGTCGTTTTTACAATACATCTTTGAATCGCCGTTGATCCGGCTGATGAAGGAATACGGATATAGTGACGTCTACCTGGATGGCAAGATACGTGATGACCGCATTCCCCGGCAGAGCATCATCATCCATCGCTATTATGAACAGGCGGAAACAGGGGAAGGCCGGCGCCCAGGCATCATGGACGCGGCCAGGGATCTGAGCGACCGGATTGAAGAGGTGCGGAATCATGTTTGCGGCGGAGACCCGAAGGCCGAACGTGCCTTCAGGGTCTATCTCGTGGCCCATTCCATGGGCGGCCTGATATGCCGCTGCCTGCTGCAGAATGATAAGGTGGGCAGCCGGGTGGCAAAGCAAAGCGTTGACAAGGTCTTCACTTATGGAACGCCGCATAACGGCATTGAGATCGGCGGGATCAATGTGCCGGGGATTCTTGGCTTGTGGGACATCAGCAACTTTAATCGCGGCAATATCGCCAAATTCCTCGATCTCAAACCGCGTGGCGGCAAGGTCAATCATCTGGATGGAAAGTTCCCGGCAGAGCGGTTTTTTTGCCTGGTCGGCACCAATCCCCGGGATTACAATCTTGCCCGCCTGGTTGTCGGCGCATCCAGCGACGGCCTGGTGCGAACTGAAAATGCCTATGTGGAAGGCGCGCCCCGTGTGTACTGTCACCTGAGCCATAGTGGTCATTACGGTATGGTGAATTCGCAGGAAGGATACCAGAACCTGGTGCGCTTTCTGTTCGGAGATCACCGGGTGATCCTGCGCATGGTGCCGGAAGCGCTGCCCCTGCCGCCGTCCATTCGCAGGGAATATGACGCCAAAAAACGGGTGCGCGGCTCCTACCTGTTCGAATGCACCATGATGCCAAGAGGTGAGGCCGCAATTCCGCTCAGTGACCGGCGCGCCGAACATGCGTCGGCCGTATTCAGAACCTATGACGAGTTGTTTTATCCGGAGCGTGCCGGCCTGCAGGCGCCAAGATATCCCGTACTGGGAAGTATTTTTCTGGACTCTTCGAAAATCACCTCCGGTAAAACCATGGTCTTTACCGTGGATCTTACCGTGCGCAGCACGGATTTCTGGGTGGATGGTATTTTATCGAAAAAGCGGCGCATTCCGGATGAAAATCTTTACCGGGACAAAATCGTCTTGAAAGTTGTGTTGAATAAGGACCAGTGGACGCTTCGTTATATTGAATCAGACGACAACTGGGGCGAAAACCGGGGGACCGGGCTGAGCCGGGATGACGCGGGGCCGTATATCCCCCTGGCTAATCGCAAGGGGTTTCGCGCAAAGCTCTATTTTGACGTGACGTCATGGTAG
- a CDS encoding AMP-binding protein translates to MIKARIPAHNSHANLSGYVAARRSFKWSNAAAELGINSDAGVNIIAQSIDKWAARPDTAGQPAMIFHKGGHTDIYTFLQMRDISARWAGFFVKNGLEAGDCLMIFLPPCRAFFFAMAACARAGIVFCPVFASSGYSELESRLADIAPKAVLTDPGLVEMIPPERAAALKTLFLTTDAPGLYDNEIVVGDGPASLPADFSPRLVTPGTALYVVYTSGSTRPPKGIIHGHGDMVGIYASAKWVLDLKADDVLWTDADPAWVTGTVYAALAPWLCGVASVVSEAPAPSSAVNAYRTLEACRVTVWYTTPNTIRGLMEAGEDLPGRYNLDALRHIVTVGAPLMPDPFYWVRKHLGLSPHDNWWMSETGMICIANLPCLDIKPGAIGKPLPGIEAAVLDDSGWELPALSIGQLALKSGWPAMMVGLWGDRARYEGHFQNNWFLTGDIALQDEEGYFYHQGRLDDILKTRENRAIGPFEIEQALCGHPAVAEAAVIARGGDRDTGTSSIKAFVTLKPGNPASSRLNREIRMFLKAGVAPDIDVDEITFTEKLPRTRNGKLLRRVLRAWELGLPGGDAVSMED, encoded by the coding sequence ATGATCAAGGCCCGGATACCCGCCCATAATTCCCACGCCAACCTTTCCGGCTACGTGGCCGCGCGCCGGTCGTTCAAGTGGTCGAATGCGGCTGCCGAACTGGGCATCAACAGCGATGCCGGGGTCAACATCATCGCGCAATCCATCGATAAATGGGCCGCCCGGCCGGACACGGCCGGACAGCCGGCCATGATATTTCACAAGGGCGGTCACACCGATATCTACACCTTTTTGCAGATGCGCGACATCTCGGCCCGGTGGGCCGGTTTTTTTGTCAAAAACGGTCTTGAGGCCGGCGACTGCCTGATGATTTTTCTGCCGCCCTGCCGGGCGTTCTTTTTTGCCATGGCCGCCTGCGCAAGGGCAGGCATTGTGTTCTGCCCGGTGTTTGCCTCTTCCGGTTACAGTGAACTGGAGTCCCGGCTGGCCGATATCGCGCCCAAAGCTGTCCTGACCGACCCCGGCCTGGTGGAGATGATTCCACCGGAAAGGGCCGCAGCATTGAAAACCCTTTTTCTCACCACAGACGCTCCCGGGCTGTATGACAATGAAATTGTTGTGGGAGACGGGCCCGCGTCCCTGCCTGCCGACTTTTCACCGCGCCTGGTGACCCCGGGAACCGCCCTTTATGTCGTTTACACCTCCGGCTCCACCCGGCCGCCCAAGGGTATCATTCACGGCCATGGCGATATGGTCGGCATCTACGCCTCCGCGAAATGGGTACTGGACCTGAAGGCCGATGACGTGCTGTGGACCGATGCCGACCCGGCCTGGGTCACCGGAACGGTTTACGCGGCCCTGGCCCCCTGGCTTTGTGGCGTGGCCTCTGTGGTTTCAGAAGCCCCTGCCCCTTCTTCCGCCGTCAATGCGTACCGCACCCTTGAGGCCTGCCGGGTGACGGTGTGGTACACCACGCCCAATACCATCCGTGGCCTGATGGAGGCCGGCGAGGACCTGCCCGGCCGTTACAACCTGGACGCCCTGCGCCATATCGTCACCGTGGGTGCCCCGTTAATGCCCGATCCTTTTTACTGGGTCCGAAAACACCTGGGCCTTTCTCCTCATGACAACTGGTGGATGTCTGAAACCGGCATGATCTGCATCGCCAATCTGCCCTGCCTGGACATTAAGCCCGGCGCCATCGGCAAACCCCTGCCCGGCATCGAAGCCGCCGTCCTGGACGACAGCGGCTGGGAACTGCCGGCCCTCTCCATCGGACAGCTGGCCCTCAAGTCCGGGTGGCCGGCCATGATGGTCGGGTTGTGGGGTGACCGGGCCCGGTATGAGGGTCATTTCCAAAACAACTGGTTTCTCACCGGCGATATTGCCCTTCAGGACGAAGAGGGCTATTTCTATCACCAGGGACGGCTGGACGATATTCTGAAAACCAGGGAAAACCGGGCCATCGGGCCCTTTGAAATCGAACAGGCCCTGTGCGGTCACCCGGCCGTGGCCGAAGCCGCAGTCATTGCCAGGGGAGGGGACCGGGACACCGGCACCTCTTCGATCAAGGCTTTTGTCACCCTGAAGCCTGGCAATCCGGCTTCCTCCCGGCTCAATCGGGAGATCCGCATGTTTCTCAAGGCCGGCGTGGCCCCGGACATTGACGTGGATGAAATCACCTTTACTGAAAAACTGCCCCGCACCCGCAACGGTAAACTCCTGCGCCGTGTCCTGCGCGCCTGGGAACTGGGGCTGCCCGGCGGGGATGCAGTCAGTATGGAAGATTGA
- a CDS encoding histone deacetylase family protein, with product MSRKVAISRDDRFLLHKTGHAHPESPSRLASIYRMVDRHFAGTVTTMTPEPATLDQLELVHTPGHVKKILKTAEHKITSMAPDTPVSGHSYLAAWLAAGACMQGVDLLLSGACRAFFSLVRPPGHHALPDRATGFCLLNNLAIAARYARMRYNLERILIVDWDVHHGNGIHDIFYREPGVFYVSSHDLMLFPYSGEAGDTGEAGGRGFTLNMPLSRSFGDGDMAYIYRTVLTPVFRWYTPSMVMIAAGFDAHADDPLGRSAWSENAYFLLARLVCELADADHVPLLLSLEGGYDPGANAASAKAVLEALVSYAPAGPVPAPLDPNAADELLETVFTTHKPYGIVS from the coding sequence GTGGACCGGCATTTTGCCGGCACAGTGACAACAATGACGCCGGAGCCGGCCACCCTGGACCAGCTGGAGCTGGTCCACACCCCCGGCCATGTGAAAAAAATATTAAAGACCGCTGAGCACAAAATCACCAGCATGGCGCCGGACACGCCGGTCAGCGGCCACTCCTACCTGGCGGCCTGGCTGGCGGCCGGGGCCTGCATGCAGGGGGTGGACCTTCTTTTGTCCGGCGCCTGCCGCGCCTTTTTCTCCCTGGTGCGGCCCCCGGGCCACCACGCCCTGCCGGACCGGGCCACCGGTTTCTGCCTGCTCAACAACCTGGCCATCGCGGCCCGGTATGCCCGAATGCGTTACAACCTGGAACGGATTCTGATCGTCGACTGGGACGTGCATCACGGCAACGGCATTCACGACATCTTTTACCGGGAGCCAGGCGTTTTCTACGTCTCTTCTCATGACCTGATGCTGTTTCCCTATTCCGGGGAGGCAGGCGATACCGGCGAGGCCGGGGGCAGGGGGTTTACCCTGAACATGCCCCTGTCCCGCTCCTTTGGCGACGGTGACATGGCATACATCTACCGCACTGTGCTGACGCCGGTTTTCCGGTGGTACACGCCCTCAATGGTAATGATCGCCGCCGGGTTCGACGCCCATGCCGACGATCCCCTGGGCCGTTCGGCCTGGAGCGAAAACGCCTATTTCCTGCTTGCGCGCCTGGTGTGCGAACTGGCCGATGCCGATCATGTTCCCCTTCTGCTTTCCCTGGAAGGCGGATATGACCCCGGCGCCAATGCCGCGTCAGCCAAAGCCGTGCTGGAGGCCCTGGTCTCATACGCTCCGGCCGGACCGGTGCCGGCGCCCCTGGACCCGAATGCGGCCGACGAACTGCTGGAGACTGTTTTTACAACCCACAAACCTTATGGAATCGTGTCATGA